In one window of Danaus plexippus chromosome 7, MEX_DaPlex, whole genome shotgun sequence DNA:
- the LOC116770735 gene encoding REST corepressor 3 isoform X1, giving the protein MVLAERNNDVRNGKRSRGPSPNGHGSPDSSSEDENVVPFAAEKIRVGRDYQAVCPELEPLEQRRPDQISDRALLVWSPTCDISDTKLDEYITTAKEKYGYNGEQALGMLFWHKHDLNRASMDLANFTPFPDEWTVEDKVLFEQAFQFHGKSFHRIRQMLPDKSIASLVKYYYSWKKTRARTSLMDVVSEGRNAAGSGSGKRDSGAGSEPGGSDKDSDNDEKKWTLHRGVVRGGNCGISRAGLEGDGGDGGKWCTVCGILCSQTTPHNSHKLCQACLVHARRTGSMRPLCGPSGRRGAGKQQRYKHRLPRGIYINHDDLVAMATGPQPGDRNHNQNQNQGEAVLRAMDREIISLKRQVQQNKQQLSALKRKVGDTGVEELRPGEPPAKINSRWTNDELLMAVTAVRKYGKDFQAIAETLGTKTESHIRTFFISYRRRYNLDAVLREHEADRQNENHIQPGTTSTESNENDVDNSNANNGTGSPQTNAKDEKTEVDSEGVAIGASAEQGGPPTTPPKHKHAK; this is encoded by the exons ATGGTCTTGGCTGAAAGAAATAATGATGTTCGAAACGGCAAGCGTTCGAGAGGACCAAGCCCGAATGGCCATGGTAGCCCTGATTCTAGCTCCGAGGATGAGAATG TAGTGCCATTTGCAGCTGAAAAAATAAGGGTTGGTCGAGATTATCAGGCTGTGTGTCCAGAGTTGGAACCTCTGGAGCAAAGAAGACCTGATCAGATTTCGGATAGAGCTCTTTTAGTTTGGTCACCTACATGTGACATATCTGATACCAAAT TGGATGAGTACATAACAACAGCTAAGGAAAAATATGGATACAATGGTGAACAAGCTCTTGGAATGTTGTTCTGGCACAAACATGATCTCAATAGGGCTTCAATGGACCTTGCAAACTTTACACCTTTTCCAGATGAATGGACAGTGGAAGACAAGGTGTTATTTGAGCAGGCTTTCCAGTTTCATGGCAAGAGCTTTCATAGAATAAGGCAAATG TTGCCAGATAAATCAATTGCATCATTAGTGAAGTATTACTACTCATGGAAAAAGACAAGAGCTCGTACATCGTTGATGGATGTTGTGAGTGAGGGCCGTAATGCTGCAGGATCAGGAAGTGGCAAAAGGGATTCCGGTGCTGGTTCTGAACCTGGTGGTTCAGATAAAGATTCTGACAATGATGAAAAG AAGTGGACGTTACACCGTGGTGTAGTACGTGGTGGGAACTGTGGGATCTCGCGCGCCGGTTTAGAG GGTGACGGAGGCGATGGGGGCAAGTGGTGCACCGTGTGCGGCATTCTGTGCTCCCAGACCACGCCGCACAACTCGCACAAGTTGTGTCAGGCATGCCTCGTGCACGCCAG ACGGACGGGCAGTATGCGACCTCTGTGCGGGCCTTCTGGGAGACGAGGTGCGGGCAAACAGCAGCGTTACAAGCATCGCCTGCCTCGTGGCATTTACATCAACCACGACGATCTGGTTGCCATGGCGACGGGGCCGCAACCCGGCGACCGCAACCACAACCAGAACCAGAACCAGGGCGAGGCTGTGCTCAGAGCAATGGACAGAGAGATTATATCGCTGAAGAGACAA gTTCAACAAAACAAGCAGCAATTAAGTGCATTGAAGCGTAAAGTTGGTGATACCGGAGTAGAGGAGCTTAGACCTGGCGAACCACCCGCCAAGATTAACTCCAGGTGGACCAACGACGAACTACTAATGGCAGTGACGGCTGTTAGGAAGTAtg gCAAGGATTTCCAAGCGATTGCAGAAACACTCGGAACAAAGACGGAATCCCACATTCgtacatttttcatttcttacCGCCGTCGATACAACTTGGATGCCGTGCTCAGAGAGCATGAGGCAGACagacaaaatgaaaatcataTACAACCAG GCACAACAAGCACAGAGTCGAATGAAAATGATGTTGACAATAGTAATGCCAACAATGGAACCGGATCACCACAGACTAACGCTAAGGATGAAAAG ACAGAGGTAGATAGTGAGGGAGTAGCAATCGGAGCGTCAGCTGAACAAGGCGGGCCGCCCACCACGCCGCCAAAACACAAGCATGCTAAGTGA
- the LOC116770735 gene encoding REST corepressor 3 isoform X4: MVLAERNNDVRNGKRSRGPSPNGHGSPDSSSEDENVVPFAAEKIRVGRDYQAVCPELEPLEQRRPDQISDRALLVWSPTCDISDTKLDEYITTAKEKYGYNGEQALGMLFWHKHDLNRASMDLANFTPFPDEWTVEDKVLFEQAFQFHGKSFHRIRQMLPDKSIASLVKYYYSWKKTRARTSLMDVVSEGRNAAGSGSGKRDSGAGSEPGGSDKDSDNDEKKWTLHRGVVRGGNCGISRAGLEGDGGDGGKWCTVCGILCSQTTPHNSHKLCQACLVHARRTGSMRPLCGPSGRRGAGKQQRYKHRLPRGIYINHDDLVAMATGPQPGDRNHNQNQNQGEAVLRAMDREIISLKRQVQQNKQQLSALKRKVGDTGVEELRPGEPPAKINSRWTNDELLMAVTAVRKYGKDFQAIAETLGTKTESHIRTFFISYRRRYNLDAVLREHEADRQNENHIQPGTTSTESNENDVDNSNANNGTGSPQTNAKDEKR; encoded by the exons ATGGTCTTGGCTGAAAGAAATAATGATGTTCGAAACGGCAAGCGTTCGAGAGGACCAAGCCCGAATGGCCATGGTAGCCCTGATTCTAGCTCCGAGGATGAGAATG TAGTGCCATTTGCAGCTGAAAAAATAAGGGTTGGTCGAGATTATCAGGCTGTGTGTCCAGAGTTGGAACCTCTGGAGCAAAGAAGACCTGATCAGATTTCGGATAGAGCTCTTTTAGTTTGGTCACCTACATGTGACATATCTGATACCAAAT TGGATGAGTACATAACAACAGCTAAGGAAAAATATGGATACAATGGTGAACAAGCTCTTGGAATGTTGTTCTGGCACAAACATGATCTCAATAGGGCTTCAATGGACCTTGCAAACTTTACACCTTTTCCAGATGAATGGACAGTGGAAGACAAGGTGTTATTTGAGCAGGCTTTCCAGTTTCATGGCAAGAGCTTTCATAGAATAAGGCAAATG TTGCCAGATAAATCAATTGCATCATTAGTGAAGTATTACTACTCATGGAAAAAGACAAGAGCTCGTACATCGTTGATGGATGTTGTGAGTGAGGGCCGTAATGCTGCAGGATCAGGAAGTGGCAAAAGGGATTCCGGTGCTGGTTCTGAACCTGGTGGTTCAGATAAAGATTCTGACAATGATGAAAAG AAGTGGACGTTACACCGTGGTGTAGTACGTGGTGGGAACTGTGGGATCTCGCGCGCCGGTTTAGAG GGTGACGGAGGCGATGGGGGCAAGTGGTGCACCGTGTGCGGCATTCTGTGCTCCCAGACCACGCCGCACAACTCGCACAAGTTGTGTCAGGCATGCCTCGTGCACGCCAG ACGGACGGGCAGTATGCGACCTCTGTGCGGGCCTTCTGGGAGACGAGGTGCGGGCAAACAGCAGCGTTACAAGCATCGCCTGCCTCGTGGCATTTACATCAACCACGACGATCTGGTTGCCATGGCGACGGGGCCGCAACCCGGCGACCGCAACCACAACCAGAACCAGAACCAGGGCGAGGCTGTGCTCAGAGCAATGGACAGAGAGATTATATCGCTGAAGAGACAA gTTCAACAAAACAAGCAGCAATTAAGTGCATTGAAGCGTAAAGTTGGTGATACCGGAGTAGAGGAGCTTAGACCTGGCGAACCACCCGCCAAGATTAACTCCAGGTGGACCAACGACGAACTACTAATGGCAGTGACGGCTGTTAGGAAGTAtg gCAAGGATTTCCAAGCGATTGCAGAAACACTCGGAACAAAGACGGAATCCCACATTCgtacatttttcatttcttacCGCCGTCGATACAACTTGGATGCCGTGCTCAGAGAGCATGAGGCAGACagacaaaatgaaaatcataTACAACCAG GCACAACAAGCACAGAGTCGAATGAAAATGATGTTGACAATAGTAATGCCAACAATGGAACCGGATCACCACAGACTAACGCTAAGGATGAAAAG AGGTAG
- the LOC116770735 gene encoding REST corepressor 3 isoform X2: MVLAERNNDVRNGKRSRGPSPNGHGSPDSSSEDENAEKIRVGRDYQAVCPELEPLEQRRPDQISDRALLVWSPTCDISDTKLDEYITTAKEKYGYNGEQALGMLFWHKHDLNRASMDLANFTPFPDEWTVEDKVLFEQAFQFHGKSFHRIRQMLPDKSIASLVKYYYSWKKTRARTSLMDVVSEGRNAAGSGSGKRDSGAGSEPGGSDKDSDNDEKKWTLHRGVVRGGNCGISRAGLEGDGGDGGKWCTVCGILCSQTTPHNSHKLCQACLVHARRTGSMRPLCGPSGRRGAGKQQRYKHRLPRGIYINHDDLVAMATGPQPGDRNHNQNQNQGEAVLRAMDREIISLKRQVQQNKQQLSALKRKVGDTGVEELRPGEPPAKINSRWTNDELLMAVTAVRKYGKDFQAIAETLGTKTESHIRTFFISYRRRYNLDAVLREHEADRQNENHIQPGTTSTESNENDVDNSNANNGTGSPQTNAKDEKTEVDSEGVAIGASAEQGGPPTTPPKHKHAK; encoded by the exons ATGGTCTTGGCTGAAAGAAATAATGATGTTCGAAACGGCAAGCGTTCGAGAGGACCAAGCCCGAATGGCCATGGTAGCCCTGATTCTAGCTCCGAGGATGAGAATG CTGAAAAAATAAGGGTTGGTCGAGATTATCAGGCTGTGTGTCCAGAGTTGGAACCTCTGGAGCAAAGAAGACCTGATCAGATTTCGGATAGAGCTCTTTTAGTTTGGTCACCTACATGTGACATATCTGATACCAAAT TGGATGAGTACATAACAACAGCTAAGGAAAAATATGGATACAATGGTGAACAAGCTCTTGGAATGTTGTTCTGGCACAAACATGATCTCAATAGGGCTTCAATGGACCTTGCAAACTTTACACCTTTTCCAGATGAATGGACAGTGGAAGACAAGGTGTTATTTGAGCAGGCTTTCCAGTTTCATGGCAAGAGCTTTCATAGAATAAGGCAAATG TTGCCAGATAAATCAATTGCATCATTAGTGAAGTATTACTACTCATGGAAAAAGACAAGAGCTCGTACATCGTTGATGGATGTTGTGAGTGAGGGCCGTAATGCTGCAGGATCAGGAAGTGGCAAAAGGGATTCCGGTGCTGGTTCTGAACCTGGTGGTTCAGATAAAGATTCTGACAATGATGAAAAG AAGTGGACGTTACACCGTGGTGTAGTACGTGGTGGGAACTGTGGGATCTCGCGCGCCGGTTTAGAG GGTGACGGAGGCGATGGGGGCAAGTGGTGCACCGTGTGCGGCATTCTGTGCTCCCAGACCACGCCGCACAACTCGCACAAGTTGTGTCAGGCATGCCTCGTGCACGCCAG ACGGACGGGCAGTATGCGACCTCTGTGCGGGCCTTCTGGGAGACGAGGTGCGGGCAAACAGCAGCGTTACAAGCATCGCCTGCCTCGTGGCATTTACATCAACCACGACGATCTGGTTGCCATGGCGACGGGGCCGCAACCCGGCGACCGCAACCACAACCAGAACCAGAACCAGGGCGAGGCTGTGCTCAGAGCAATGGACAGAGAGATTATATCGCTGAAGAGACAA gTTCAACAAAACAAGCAGCAATTAAGTGCATTGAAGCGTAAAGTTGGTGATACCGGAGTAGAGGAGCTTAGACCTGGCGAACCACCCGCCAAGATTAACTCCAGGTGGACCAACGACGAACTACTAATGGCAGTGACGGCTGTTAGGAAGTAtg gCAAGGATTTCCAAGCGATTGCAGAAACACTCGGAACAAAGACGGAATCCCACATTCgtacatttttcatttcttacCGCCGTCGATACAACTTGGATGCCGTGCTCAGAGAGCATGAGGCAGACagacaaaatgaaaatcataTACAACCAG GCACAACAAGCACAGAGTCGAATGAAAATGATGTTGACAATAGTAATGCCAACAATGGAACCGGATCACCACAGACTAACGCTAAGGATGAAAAG ACAGAGGTAGATAGTGAGGGAGTAGCAATCGGAGCGTCAGCTGAACAAGGCGGGCCGCCCACCACGCCGCCAAAACACAAGCATGCTAAGTGA
- the LOC116770735 gene encoding REST corepressor 1 isoform X3, producing the protein MVLAERNNDVRNGKRSRGPSPNGHGSPDSSSEDENVVPFAAEKIRVGRDYQAVCPELEPLEQRRPDQISDRALLVWSPTCDISDTKLDEYITTAKEKYGYNGEQALGMLFWHKHDLNRASMDLANFTPFPDEWTVEDKVLFEQAFQFHGKSFHRIRQMLPDKSIASLVKYYYSWKKTRARTSLMDVVSEGRNAAGSGSGKRDSGAGSEPGGSDKDSDNDEKGDGGDGGKWCTVCGILCSQTTPHNSHKLCQACLVHARRTGSMRPLCGPSGRRGAGKQQRYKHRLPRGIYINHDDLVAMATGPQPGDRNHNQNQNQGEAVLRAMDREIISLKRQVQQNKQQLSALKRKVGDTGVEELRPGEPPAKINSRWTNDELLMAVTAVRKYGKDFQAIAETLGTKTESHIRTFFISYRRRYNLDAVLREHEADRQNENHIQPGTTSTESNENDVDNSNANNGTGSPQTNAKDEKTEVDSEGVAIGASAEQGGPPTTPPKHKHAK; encoded by the exons ATGGTCTTGGCTGAAAGAAATAATGATGTTCGAAACGGCAAGCGTTCGAGAGGACCAAGCCCGAATGGCCATGGTAGCCCTGATTCTAGCTCCGAGGATGAGAATG TAGTGCCATTTGCAGCTGAAAAAATAAGGGTTGGTCGAGATTATCAGGCTGTGTGTCCAGAGTTGGAACCTCTGGAGCAAAGAAGACCTGATCAGATTTCGGATAGAGCTCTTTTAGTTTGGTCACCTACATGTGACATATCTGATACCAAAT TGGATGAGTACATAACAACAGCTAAGGAAAAATATGGATACAATGGTGAACAAGCTCTTGGAATGTTGTTCTGGCACAAACATGATCTCAATAGGGCTTCAATGGACCTTGCAAACTTTACACCTTTTCCAGATGAATGGACAGTGGAAGACAAGGTGTTATTTGAGCAGGCTTTCCAGTTTCATGGCAAGAGCTTTCATAGAATAAGGCAAATG TTGCCAGATAAATCAATTGCATCATTAGTGAAGTATTACTACTCATGGAAAAAGACAAGAGCTCGTACATCGTTGATGGATGTTGTGAGTGAGGGCCGTAATGCTGCAGGATCAGGAAGTGGCAAAAGGGATTCCGGTGCTGGTTCTGAACCTGGTGGTTCAGATAAAGATTCTGACAATGATGAAAAG GGTGACGGAGGCGATGGGGGCAAGTGGTGCACCGTGTGCGGCATTCTGTGCTCCCAGACCACGCCGCACAACTCGCACAAGTTGTGTCAGGCATGCCTCGTGCACGCCAG ACGGACGGGCAGTATGCGACCTCTGTGCGGGCCTTCTGGGAGACGAGGTGCGGGCAAACAGCAGCGTTACAAGCATCGCCTGCCTCGTGGCATTTACATCAACCACGACGATCTGGTTGCCATGGCGACGGGGCCGCAACCCGGCGACCGCAACCACAACCAGAACCAGAACCAGGGCGAGGCTGTGCTCAGAGCAATGGACAGAGAGATTATATCGCTGAAGAGACAA gTTCAACAAAACAAGCAGCAATTAAGTGCATTGAAGCGTAAAGTTGGTGATACCGGAGTAGAGGAGCTTAGACCTGGCGAACCACCCGCCAAGATTAACTCCAGGTGGACCAACGACGAACTACTAATGGCAGTGACGGCTGTTAGGAAGTAtg gCAAGGATTTCCAAGCGATTGCAGAAACACTCGGAACAAAGACGGAATCCCACATTCgtacatttttcatttcttacCGCCGTCGATACAACTTGGATGCCGTGCTCAGAGAGCATGAGGCAGACagacaaaatgaaaatcataTACAACCAG GCACAACAAGCACAGAGTCGAATGAAAATGATGTTGACAATAGTAATGCCAACAATGGAACCGGATCACCACAGACTAACGCTAAGGATGAAAAG ACAGAGGTAGATAGTGAGGGAGTAGCAATCGGAGCGTCAGCTGAACAAGGCGGGCCGCCCACCACGCCGCCAAAACACAAGCATGCTAAGTGA